One Rosa chinensis cultivar Old Blush chromosome 5, RchiOBHm-V2, whole genome shotgun sequence genomic region harbors:
- the LOC112164747 gene encoding LOW QUALITY PROTEIN: ABC transporter C family member 12 (The sequence of the model RefSeq protein was modified relative to this genomic sequence to represent the inferred CDS: deleted 1 base in 1 codon; substituted 1 base at 1 genomic stop codon) — protein sequence MGFKPIDWYRQPVANGVWAKAASAFGSYTPCAMDSMVICISHFCLLGLLAGYSTAEPILRLVIGLSLFNKYGFAPFEITSLIIEALAWCSMIILIGLETKIYIREFRWYVRFGVLXVLVGDAVVLNLILGVTDSYRGLALYLYISTVCCQVLFGVLLLFYVPILDPYPGYVVLQSESLDNAEYEALPGEVETCPERHVNIFSRIYFGWMTPLMQLGYRKPITETDVWKLDTWDQTERLIKRFQECWVEESQRSKPWLLRALNCSLGRRFWLAGFFKVCYDLSQFSGPILLNHFLQSMQRDDPAWIGYIYAFLIFIGVSFGVLPEAHYYQNIFRAGFRLRSTLVAAIFYKSIRITHEGRKKFPTGKITNMMSTDANALQKTCEQLHELWSAPFRIIVAMVLLYQQLGVASLIGSLMLVLTIPIQTTVISKMRKLTKDGLQQTDKRVGLMNEILAAMDTLKCYAWEKSFQQRVQIIRNDKLSRFRKAQLLTAFNSFILNSIPVVVTVTSFGAFTFLGGELTPARAFTSLSLFAVLRFPVKVLPNLLSQVVNANVSLQRLEELFLAEERILVPNPPLEPGLPAISTQDGYFSWDKGAEKPTLSNINLDIPVGSLVAVVGGTGEGKTSLISAMLGELPAIADAGVVIRGTVAYVPQVSWIFNDTVRENILFGSEFEAARYWKAVDVTKFRHDLDLLPGRDLTEIGERGVNISGGQKQRVSMARAVYSNSDVYIFDDPLSALDAHVAGQVFNHCIKEELQGKTRVFVTNQLHFLPQVDEIILVCDGTIKEKGTFKDLSENSLLFQKLMENAGKMEEHVEEKEDSKTAYQESSLPVSNRVVNDFPKDASYTKKGKGMRSVLIKQEERETGAVSWKILQRYNHALGGLCVVMVLFTCYTLTEVLRVSSSTWLSFWTDQNMSKGYTPGFYMLIYAILSIGQVTVTLTNSFWLITSSLRAAQNLHDALLHAILKAPMVFFHTNPTGRMINRFAKDLDGIDHNVANFKNLFLGQVWQLLSSFVLIGIVSTISLWAIMPLLILFYAAYLFYQSTSREVKRLYSITRSPIYAHFGEALNGLSSIRAYQAYGRMANTCGRAVDNNIRFSLLLGGSNCWLSIRLETLGGIMIWVIATFAVLQNGRAENQVQFASTMGLLLTYTFNITSLLSDVLRQASRAENSLNAVERVGTYIDLPSEAPAVMESNRPPHGWPSSGSIKFEDVVLCYRPGLPPVLHGLSFTVSASEKLGIVGRTGAGKSSMINALFRIVEIEKGSILIDSCDVSKFGLEDLRKVLSIMPQSPVLFSGTVRFNLDPFSEHNDAGLWEALERAHLKDVIRGNSFCLDAEVSEGGENFSVGQRQLISLARALLRRSKILVLDEATAAVDVRTDALIQKTIREEFKSCTMLVIAHRLNTIIDCDQILVLDAGPRIEHGSPEQLLLNEDSPFSKMVSSTGPCNALYLRSRIEGKQNKVNRDQQLVGQSRRRWLASSRWAAAAQFALTVSLASSQSDLQRLDIVDEDNILMKTKDAVITLQGVLEGKHDKNIDISLNQHHIPRDGWWSAFFRIVEGLAVMGRLSQNRLHPLEAEDFEDKSSGWS from the exons ATGGGTTTTAAGCCAATAGATTGGTACCGTCAGCCAGTAGCTAATGGGGTATGGGCCAAAGCAGCGAGTGCTTTTGGCTCATACACACCTTGTGCAATGGACTCTATGGTCATCTGCATTTCTCATTT CTGCTTGTTGGGTTTGTTGGCGGGTTACTCCACAGCTGAGCCTATACTGAGGTTGGTGATTGGTCTATCACTTTTTAACAAGTATGGCTTTGCTCCTTTCGAG ATCACTTCTTTGATCATTGAAGCTCTTGCTTGGTGCTCTATGATAATTTTGATTGGCTTGGAAACTAAGATATACATTCGGGAGTTCCGATGGTACGTAAGGTTTGGTGTCCTTTAAGTCTTGGTAGGAGATGCTGTGGTGCTAAATCTTATTCTTGGAGTGACAGATTCCTACAGAGGGTTGG ccCTGTATCTGTATATAAGCACTGTCTGTTGCCAG GTGTTGTTTGGAGTTCTACTTCTCTTCTATGTTCCCATTTTGGATCCTTATCCTGGCTATGTTGTTCTGCAATCTGAGTCACTTGACAATGCTGAATATGAAGCACTACCAGGAGAAGTTGAAACTTGCCCTGAACGGCATGTTAATATATTTTCCA GAATATATTTTGGATGGATGACTCCACTTATGCAGCTAGGGTACAGAAAACCCATTACTGAAACAGATGTTTGGAAGTTGGACACATGGGATCAGACTGAGAGATTGATTAAAAG gtTTCAGGAATGTTGGGTTGAAGAATCTCAGAGGTCCAAGCCATGGCTTCTGAGAGCACTGAATTGTAGCCTTGGACGAAG GTTCTGGTTGGCAGGCTTTTTCAAG GTTTGCTACGATCTCTCTCAGTTTTCGGGTCCCATTCTATTAAATCATTTTCTGCAG TCAATGCAACGAGATGATCCAGCTTGGATTGGTTATATATATGCCTTCTTAATTTTCATTGGTGTG TCATTTGGTGTGCTCCCTGAAGCTCACTATTACCAGAATATTTTCCGGGCCGGCTTTCGGTTGAGATCAACTTTG GTAGCTGCTAT attCTATAAATCTATAAGAATAACACATGAGGGCCGTAAGAAGTTCCCAACTGGGAAGATTACAAATATGATGTCTACAGATGCTAATGCACTCCAG AAAACATGCGAACAACTTCATGAACTATGGTCTGCTCCTTTTCGTATCATTGTAGCAATGGTTCTTCTTTACCAACAATTAGGTGTTGCATCGCTTATTGGATCCTTGATGCTAGTTCTCACGATCCCTATTCAG ACAACGGTGATCAGCAAAATGCGGAAACTGACAAAGGATGGGCTGCAACAGACTGACAAGAGAGTTGGCCTCATGAATGAAATTTTAGCTGCCATGGACACTTTGAA ATGTTATGCCTGGGAGAAGAGTTTCCAGCAGCGAGTACAAATTATACGGAATGATAAGCTTTCAAGGTTCCGTAAAGCGCAATTACTAACTGCT TTTAACAGTTTTATTCTCAATAGCATCCCAGTTGTTGTGACAGTAACTTCATTTGGGGCATTCACTTTTCTTGGAGGCGAATTGACACCTGCAAGGGCATTTACATCACTTTCGCTTTTTGCAGTGCTACGCTTCCCTGTGAAGGTGCTGCCCAACTTATTGAGTCAG GTTGTAAATGCAAATGTATCCTTACAGCGTTTGGAGGAACTATTTTTAGCTGAGGAGAGAATTCTAGTACCCAACCCGCCTCTGGAACCAGGGCTTCCAGCCATCTCAACTCAGGATGGGTACTTTTCATGGGATAAAGGT GCAGAGAAGCCCACATTATCAAACATCAACTTAGATATACCAGTTGGCAGCTTAGTTGCAGTTGTTGGCGGCACTGGAGAAGGAAAGACATCTCTTATATCAGCCATGCTTGGGGAGCTGCCTGCCATTGCAGATGCAGGCGTTGTAATTAGGGGGACTGTTGCTTATGTTCCCCAAGTTTCATGGATTTTCAATGATACT GTACGTGAAAACATTTTATTTGGATCTGAATTTGAAGCTGCACGGTATTGGAAGGCTGTTGATGTAACTAAGTTCCGTCATGACCTAGACTTACTTCCA GGTCGAGATCTAACAGAGATTGGTGAAAGAGGGGT AAATATTAGTGGAGGTCAAAAGCAAAGGGTATCAATGGCAAGAGCTGTATATTCTAATTCAGATGTTTACATATTTGACGATCCATTAAGTGCTCTAGATGCTCATGTTGCCGGACAG GTTTTCAACCACTGTATCAAGGAAGAGTTGCAGGGGAAAACTAGGGTGTTTGTCACAAATCAGCTACATTTTCTCCCTCAAGTGGAcgaaattattttggtttgtgATGGTACGATTAAAGAGAAGGGAACCTTTAAGGATCTCTCTGAAAACAGTTTGCTGTTCCAGAAGCTGATGGAAAATGCTGGAAAAATGGAAGAACATgtagaagaaaaggaagacaGCAAAACTGCTTACCAGGAAAGCTCACTTCCTGTGTCTAACAGGGTGGTGAATGACTTTCCAAAAGATGCAAGCTACACCAAGAAAGGGAAAGGGATGAGATCTGTACTCATTAAACAAGAAGAACGGGAAACAGGTGCTGTAAGTTggaaaattttgcagag GTACAACCATGCATTAGGGGGGTTATGTGTGGTCATGGTTCTATTTACTTGTTATACACTAACAGAAGTTCTTCGAGTTTCAAGCAGCACATGGTTAAGTTTTTGGACAGATCAAAACATGTCAAAGGGTTATACACCTGGGTTCTACATGCTTATATATGCGATTCTTTCAATCGGTCAG GTAACAGTGACTCTGACGAATTCTTTTTGGCTAATCACTTCAAGTCTTCGTGCAGCCCAAAATTTGCATGATGCCCTGCTACATGCTATACTTAAAGCTCCAATGGTGTTCTTTCACACTAACCCAACTGGAAGGATGATCAATAGGTTTGCAAAGGATCTGGATGGTATAGATCACAATGTAGCCAATTTTAAGAACTTGTTTCTGGGTCAAGTGTGGCAGCTGCTTTCCAGTTTTGTGCTCATAGGCATTGTGAGCACAATATCCCTCTGGGCCATAATGCCACTTCTAATTTTGTTCTATGCTGCCTATCTATTCTACCAG AGCACATCCCGTGAAGTGAAACGCTTATATTCCATTACCAGATCTCCTATTTATGCACATTTTGGAGAAGCATTAAATGGTTTATCATCAATTCGTGCCTATCAAGCTTATGGTCGGATGGCAAACACATGTGGAAGGGCTGTGGATAATAATATCAGATTCAGTCTGCTGCTTGGTGGTTCAAACTGCTGGCTTTCTATAAGGTTGGAAACACTAGGAGGTATCATGATTTGGGTGATAGCAACCTTTGCTGTCTTGCAAAATGGAAGAGCAGAAAACCAAGTACAATTTGCATCTACAATGGGTCTACTTCTCACTTATACTTTTAATATCACAAGTCTGTTGAGTGATGTTCTGAGACAAGCAAGCAGGGCTGAAAATAGTTTAAATGCTGTTGAGCGGGTTGGAACATATATAGATTTGCCTTCTGAGGCTCCAGCTGTTATGGAAAGCAACCGTCCCCCACATGGGTGGCCATCATCAGGATCAATCAAGTTTGAGGATGTTGTCCTCTGTTATAGGCCTGGACTCCCACCAGTGCTGCACGGATTATCATTTACAGTTTCTGCAAGTGAGAAGCTAGGAATAGTTGGAAGAACTGGTGCTGGCAAATCTAGCATGATTAATGCATTGTTTAGAATAGTAGAAATAGAAAAAGGAAGCATTTTGATTGATAGTTGTGATGTTTCTAAGTTTGGACTGGAAGATTTACGAAAAGTTCTTAGCATCATGCCACAATCACCGGTTCTTTTCTCAG GAACTGTGCGGTTTAATCTTGATCCTTTCAGTGAGCATAATGATGCTGGCCTTTGGGAAGCCTTAGAAAGGGCACATCTAAAGGATGTCATTAGGGGGAATTCATTCTGTCTCGATGCTGAG GTTTCCGAGGGCGGTGAAAATTTCAGTGTTGGACAGAGGCAGCTAATAAGTCTTGCTAGAGCATTGCTACGGAGATCAAAGATTCTTGTTCTTGATGAAGCAACTGCAGCTGTTGATGTTAGAACTGATGCTCTCATCCAAAAGACCATACGTGAAGAATTCAAATCATGCACCATGCTCGTTATTGCTCACAGATTGAACACCATTATCGACTGTGATCAAATTCTTGTTCTTGATGCTG GTCCTAGAATCGAACATGGTTCCCCAGAACAACTACTGTTAAACGAAGATAGCCCATTCTCCAAAATGGTCAGTAGTACAGGGCCTTGTAATGCTCTATACTTACGCAGCCGTATT GAAGGCAAGCAGAATAAGGTGAATAGAGACCAGCAACTGGTTGGCCAGAGCCGCAGGAGATGGTTAGCCTCTTCGCGCTGGGCCGCTGCTGCCCAATTTGCTTTGACCGTTAGTCTCGCATCCTCACAGAGCGATCTCCAAAGGTTAGATATTGTAGACGAGGACAATATCCTTATGAAAACAAAGGATGCAGTTATAACACTACAGGGAGTTTTGGAAGGAAAGCATGATAAAAATATAGACATATCACTAAATCAGCACCATATTCCAAGAGACGGGTGGTGGTCAGCTTTCTTCAGAATAGTTGAAG GTCTGGCCGTGATGGGCAGGCTGTCTCAGAACAGACTTCATCCGCTAGAAGCTGAAGATTTTGAAGACAAATCTTCAGGTTGGAGTTGA
- the LOC112203114 gene encoding serpin-ZX has product MDLEESISNQTDVGLEITKQLLQTEFKDKNMVYSPVSIHIVLSLIAAGKTTSDLDQFLSFLKSKSVDDLNSLAYILVTSILVDASSRGGPCLNFANGLWVDESLPLDHSYEKVLSTSYKAALNHVDFKSNPEGVRTQVNSWINKETNGLIPEILSPHSVTTLTSRIFANALYFKATWDDEYFDASRTRKGEFHLLNGDLVKGVRFMTSRHRHSISAYDGFKVLSLPYKPSRDYKDMRGFYMHLLLPDARDGLPALAERVFRSSSSME; this is encoded by the coding sequence ATGGATCTCGAAGAATCCATCAGCAACCAAACTGACGTCGGACTGGAGATAACGAAGCAACTGCTCCAAACTGAGTTCAAAGATAAGAACATGGTGTACTCCCCAGTATCTATCCACATCGTGCTGAGTCTAATAGCAGCTGGGAAAACTACTTCCGATCTGGACCAGTTTCTGTCTTTCCTCAAGTCCAAGTCCGTCGATGACCTCAACTCCCTCGCCTACATTCTCGTAACTTCCATTTTGGTGGATGCATCCAGCCGCGGCGGGCCATGTTTGAACTTCGCCAATGGTCTCTGGGTCGACGAGTCTCTCCCACTGGATCATTCTTACGAGAAGGTTCTGTCCACTTCCTATAAGGCGGCTCTAAACCACGTCGATTTCAAATCCAACCCCGAGGGAGTGAGAACCCAAGTGAATTCCTGGATCAACAAGGAGACCAATGGCCTTATCCCTGAGATTCTTTCTCCGCACTCAGTCACCACCCTAACGAGTCGTATCTTCGCAAACGCCTTATACTTCAAAGCAACTTGGGACGATGAGTACTTTGACGCATCAAGAACCAGAAAAGGTGAGTTTCACCTTCTGAACGGGGATTTAGTTAAGGGAGTGCGTTTCATGACCAGCCGTCATCGCCACTCGATAAGTGCCTATGATGGTTTTAAAGTCTTGAGTCTTCCTTACAAACCAAGTCGAGATTACAAGGACATGCGAGGTTTTTATATGCACTTGCTTCTTCCAGATGCAAGAGATGGGCTGCCAGCTCTGGCCGAGAGGGTTTTTAGATCGTCATCTTCAATGGAATGA